Genomic window (Cucumis sativus cultivar 9930 chromosome 2, Cucumber_9930_V3, whole genome shotgun sequence):
AAGAAAAGATAACATCATTAAAAGAGAGTATGGAATTTTTGCTACAGAATGAATCAAACTCATAAGATCTTGGACAGGGATTGAACTATGCGAAAGACTTTCAACAATGGGAATAGCTGTAAATCTGGTGACTTACTTGGTGGGAACATTGCATCTACCTAGTGCAAATTCAGCCAACATTGTCACAGATTTCATGGGCACATGTTTCCTTCTTTCCATGCTTGGGGGTTTTCTGGCAGATTCTTTCCTAGGAAGATATAAGACAATAGCAATCTTTGCCTCAATACAGACACTGGTAAATATAGATTTTCTTCAGTCCATGTGACATTTGATTCGACaatcttattttctcttttcataaCTCAACCATAATTGCTAAAATGAATTAGGGAACTGGAACTCTAGCAGTAATAACAAAGTTACCACAACTACATCCACCTCCTTGCCATCCTATTGCCAGCAAGAACTGCAAGCAAGCAAATGGGTTTCAAATGGGAATGATTTATTTGCCTCTGTATATAATTGCTCTAGGAACTGGGGGTATCAAATCCAGTGTTTCGGGATTTGGGACCGACCAATTTGATGAGAAAGATGATAAGGAGAAGGCTCAAATGGCGTATTTCTTCAacagattttttttgttcgtCAGCAGTGGGACTTTGTTAGCTGTGACAGTGCTTGTTTACTTGCAAGATGAAGTGGGCCGCAGTTGGGCTTATGGAATTTGTTCAGTTTCAATGTTCACagcaattttaatatttctatGTGGTACTAAGAGATACCGATACAAGATAAGCATGGGAAGTCCGATAGTTCATATCTTCCAAGTTCTTGTTGCAGCAATAAACAAGAGGAAGATGGAACTTCAACTCAATGCTACTTTGCTATATGAAGATTCTGCTGCAACCTCAAGAATTGATCACACAAATCAATTCCAGTAAGTGATTTTTTGGCCTGACTAAACATACTTGAACTAACCACTACGTccattaaaatcaaaacataaatctGTGACAACATTTAATAAGTTATTGATTTAAAAGGAAGGAACGCTTCATAAATCAGAATTTGGACAAGggtattaatttgttttactttCTAGATTTCTAGACAAGGCTGCAATTGTTGCAGATGGAGATTTTGAGAAATCTGTAAGCTCAGCTCCCAATCCCTGGAAGCTCTGTTCAGTAACGAGGGTAGAGGAGGTAAAGATGATGATGAGACTGCTCCCAATATGGGCCACAACCATAATCTTCTGGACCACATATGCTCAGATGATCACTTTCTCAGTGGTTCAGGCATCCACAATGGAAAGATCATTAGGAAATTTCAAAATCCCTGCCGGCTCTCTACCTGTTTTCTTTGTGGCAGCCATTTTGATCACGCTAGCCTTTTATGATCGTCTTATTATGCCTCTttggaagaaatggaaagggcAACCAGGTAAATATGGAACCTTCATATTCTAGTATTATCCTCCATTCCCATTCTCGAAATTAACTCagggaagaaaacaaaatcttaaactTCTATTTCTGATCATGTTCCAGTTTAAACAGGATTCCCCTCATTCAGGTTGGGTTACTATCAGAAATTGTCATCTCTAATGTTTTTTCAGAATATTTGATTTGTATGCACGCACGTATAATACTAGAAGTTTTGCAACTGACACCGTAAGtagaaacatttgaaaaacCAAAGTGAACTTCCATTGAATTATCAAAACTTTATTGATAGTTACAAAGTTTAAGAAGAACCCACGTATCGGAGAAGGATAATAAAACatcattatatttttggtttaGGAAGCAGTTTATTCCCTTCTTACTAGAATTTTTGACAACGTGATtcgtccattttttttcacagGTTTTACAAACCTACAAAGGATTGCCATAGGTCTTATCCTGTCAACTTTCGGAATGGCAGCTGCAGCTTTGGTTGAGATGAAACGGCTCTCAGTGGCTAAAGCTGTGGGTAGGTCCACTGCAACTTTGCCTTTAAGTGTGTTCCTACTTATTCCTCAGTTTTTCTTGGTGGGTTCTGGAGAAGCTTTCATCTATACAGGCCAGCTTGATTTCTTCATAACACAATCCCCAAAGGGAATGAAAACTATGAGCACCGGCCTCTTCCTCACAACTTTGTCACTTGGGTTCTTTGTTAGTAGTTTTCTGGTTGCAGTTGTGAAGAGCGTGACCGGGAGCATGGATGGACAGGGATGGCTTGCAGACAACATAAACTATGCTAGGCTCGATTGTTTCTATGGACTTCTTACCATATTAAGTACCATAAATTTTGTAGCATTTTTAGTTTGTGCAATATGGTACAAGCCACAGAAACCCAAACAACTTCTTGAGATGGAAACTAGTACAAATGGGGGATCTGGAGCTGAGAAATGCTAGTAAACTAAGCTAGATTTTggatttattcattttgtttcttgtatTCCACATTACTCCAAAGTGTGGATTGGTATGGGTGGAGCAGTAATAAGTACtctttttatcaaaataactaaGTACTCTTGAGTTTTGATTGACTAGGGATCATTTTGTAAGGATAAGCAGCAGATCTCAGTTTCAATGGATATTTTCTTATTGAGTATACTAAACCTGCACTCTTGATCACTTTTATATCGTCATTCCCGAGtgtgaaataaagaaagaaaaaaaaacgtgGAGTTAACAATGGAATAGGCATGAGAACAAAACTTGCAAATAAAAGCTTGTTTTCAAGTAGCAGAAAACTGAACACCAACATAATTGTGAGATGTCCCTGAGATGAGTTTGAATTCCCCCCCTCCCTTGAACATTATATTGTTTGTAGGCATGTGTGATCTAAACACATAAGCTCATAACTGAGCAATAGAACCTCGCAAATTACAGTAAACATGAGCATCGTGTCTCGGGTAGAAATGTTCAGCTAGAAATGGTTAtctaaacaaattcaaaacaagAACATGAATAACAGTAGATATATTAGTTAAACATTCTAAACAGCTTCCTCCTGGAAGCTCAGTCCAATAAACATCCACAAAGTTCATTCTCCAGTCATAGAAATAGATTCTGTACTACA
Coding sequences:
- the NRT1.4A gene encoding protein NRT1/ PTR FAMILY 6.2 isoform X1, which gives rise to MDGKQRLTVADAVDYKGCPANRSKTGGWVPAALVVGIELCERLSTMGIAVNLVTYLVGTLHLPSANSANIVTDFMGTCFLLSMLGGFLADSFLGRYKTIAIFASIQTLGTGTLAVITKLPQLHPPPCHPIASKNCKQANGFQMGMIYLPLYIIALGTGGIKSSVSGFGTDQFDEKDDKEKAQMAYFFNRFFLFVSSGTLLAVTVLVYLQDEVGRSWAYGICSVSMFTAILIFLCGTKRYRYKISMGSPIVHIFQVLVAAINKRKMELQLNATLLYEDSAATSRIDHTNQFQFLDKAAIVADGDFEKSVSSAPNPWKLCSVTRVEEVKMMMRLLPIWATTIIFWTTYAQMITFSVVQASTMERSLGNFKIPAGSLPVFFVAAILITLAFYDRLIMPLWKKWKGQPGFTNLQRIAIGLILSTFGMAAAALVEMKRLSVAKAVGRSTATLPLSVFLLIPQFFLVGSGEAFIYTGQLDFFITQSPKGMKTMSTGLFLTTLSLGFFVSSFLVAVVKSVTGSMDGQGWLADNINYARLDCFYGLLTILSTINFVAFLVCAIWYKPQKPKQLLEMETSTNGGSGAEKC
- the NRT1.4A gene encoding protein NRT1/ PTR FAMILY 6.2 isoform X2, with translation MGIAVNLVTYLVGTLHLPSANSANIVTDFMGTCFLLSMLGGFLADSFLGRYKTIAIFASIQTLGTGTLAVITKLPQLHPPPCHPIASKNCKQANGFQMGMIYLPLYIIALGTGGIKSSVSGFGTDQFDEKDDKEKAQMAYFFNRFFLFVSSGTLLAVTVLVYLQDEVGRSWAYGICSVSMFTAILIFLCGTKRYRYKISMGSPIVHIFQVLVAAINKRKMELQLNATLLYEDSAATSRIDHTNQFQFLDKAAIVADGDFEKSVSSAPNPWKLCSVTRVEEVKMMMRLLPIWATTIIFWTTYAQMITFSVVQASTMERSLGNFKIPAGSLPVFFVAAILITLAFYDRLIMPLWKKWKGQPGFTNLQRIAIGLILSTFGMAAAALVEMKRLSVAKAVGRSTATLPLSVFLLIPQFFLVGSGEAFIYTGQLDFFITQSPKGMKTMSTGLFLTTLSLGFFVSSFLVAVVKSVTGSMDGQGWLADNINYARLDCFYGLLTILSTINFVAFLVCAIWYKPQKPKQLLEMETSTNGGSGAEKC